From uncultured Roseateles sp., the proteins below share one genomic window:
- a CDS encoding Crp/Fnr family transcriptional regulator has product MSPKPSQNKILSALPLADWEHLSPQLEWIEMPAGTLLHEAGSLIRHVYFPVTAVASLISTMKSGAAAEIAVVGNEGMVGVCAFMGGAPSLSSAVVQSSGYGLRMGAAALRAQSQRSEPLMQQLLHYTQTLFAQMTQTSACNRHHGLDQQLCRWLLQHLDRQQGNEMVITQERIAAMLGVRREGVTGGALKLQKAGLIRYGRGHLTVVDRNGLEARSCECYAIARGAEPTGPRAWSVAAPASQIRKQAQTM; this is encoded by the coding sequence ATGTCGCCCAAACCCTCGCAGAACAAAATCCTGTCGGCCCTGCCGCTCGCCGACTGGGAGCACTTGAGCCCGCAGCTGGAATGGATCGAAATGCCGGCCGGCACCCTGCTGCACGAGGCCGGCAGCCTGATCAGGCACGTGTACTTTCCGGTCACCGCGGTCGCTTCATTGATCTCGACGATGAAGAGCGGCGCCGCGGCAGAGATCGCCGTGGTCGGCAACGAAGGCATGGTCGGGGTCTGCGCCTTCATGGGCGGCGCGCCCTCGCTCAGCAGCGCGGTGGTGCAAAGCTCGGGCTATGGCCTGCGCATGGGCGCTGCGGCCCTGCGGGCCCAGTCGCAGCGCAGCGAGCCACTGATGCAGCAGCTGCTGCACTACACCCAGACGCTGTTCGCCCAGATGACGCAAACCTCGGCCTGCAACCGGCATCACGGGCTGGACCAGCAGCTGTGCCGCTGGCTGCTGCAGCATCTTGACCGGCAGCAGGGTAACGAGATGGTGATCACGCAGGAGCGCATCGCCGCGATGCTGGGCGTGCGCCGCGAGGGCGTCACCGGCGGCGCGCTGAAACTGCAAAAGGCCGGGCTGATCCGCTACGGCCGCGGACACCTCACGGTGGTGGACCGAAACGGCCTGGAGGCGCGCAGCTGCGAGTGCTATGCGATCGCCCGCGGCGCTGAGCCCACCGGCCCCAGGGCATGGTCCGTTGCTGCGCCAGCCTCACAAATACGTAAGCAGGCGCAAACGATGTAA